From Woronichinia naegeliana WA131, the proteins below share one genomic window:
- a CDS encoding M3 family metallopeptidase translates to MTTVLASENPLLIGKGLPPFDRIETLHVVPAMTQLLTELEQRLSDLEVSVTPTWQGLVEPLTQLEEQLTWSWGVISHLMGVKNSPELREAYETIQPQVVQFINRLGQSQVLYQAFQSLQAGDSWSTLAPAQQRIIATNIREAELSGVGLQGEKRERFNAIQLELAELSTKFSNHLLDATRAFELKLTQPEEVAGLPASVLSLAAQTARAKGEEEATSENGPWIITLDYPSYLPFMKYSRDRGLREKLYKAFVSRASQGELDNNPLIERILALRQELAQLLGYQTYAEVSLARKMAPSVAAVEKLLEELRQASYQAAQQDLENLKNFAQQPDLKHWDITYWSERQREAEFDLNAEELRPYFPLPQVLEGLFRLARRIFAVTISPASAAVPVWHPDVQYFQVANEIGEVIAHFYLDPYSRPAEKRGGAWMGDCINRAKVEEQGQVHLRLPVAYLICNQTPPVNGNPSLMTFDEVTTLFHEFGHGIHHMLTQVNYPGAAGIQNVEWDAVELPSQFMENWCYDQATLFSMAKHYETGETLPEADYQKLLAARNYQSGSAMLRQIHLSLLDLELHHRYQPQGPETVQQIRDRLAKTTMIMSPLPEDNFLCSFGHIFAGGYAAGYYSYKWAEVLMLSADAFSAFEEIGLDNEKAVQVTGKRFRDTVLALGGSVHPMEVFKSFRGREPETEALLRHNGLLATV, encoded by the coding sequence ATGACTACTGTTCTCGCATCCGAAAATCCTCTGCTGATCGGGAAAGGATTACCTCCCTTTGATCGCATTGAAACGCTTCATGTTGTTCCGGCGATGACGCAATTGCTGACCGAGTTGGAACAAAGGCTATCCGACTTAGAAGTTTCAGTTACCCCGACTTGGCAAGGCCTGGTAGAACCTCTGACTCAACTAGAGGAACAATTAACCTGGTCTTGGGGCGTAATTAGTCATTTGATGGGAGTCAAAAATAGTCCCGAACTGCGGGAAGCCTATGAGACGATTCAGCCTCAGGTCGTGCAATTTATCAATCGTCTTGGCCAAAGCCAGGTTTTGTATCAAGCCTTCCAATCTTTACAAGCTGGGGATAGCTGGTCAACGTTAGCTCCGGCTCAACAGCGTATTATTGCTACCAATATTCGGGAAGCGGAATTATCTGGCGTGGGATTACAGGGGGAAAAACGAGAACGATTTAATGCAATCCAGTTAGAGTTAGCAGAACTTTCGACTAAGTTTTCTAATCATTTGCTAGATGCAACCCGTGCTTTTGAGTTGAAATTAACTCAACCGGAAGAAGTAGCAGGTTTACCGGCAAGTGTCCTAAGTTTGGCTGCCCAAACAGCGAGAGCCAAGGGTGAAGAGGAGGCAACATCGGAAAATGGCCCCTGGATCATTACTCTCGACTATCCCAGTTATTTGCCTTTTATGAAATACAGCCGCGATCGCGGCTTACGGGAAAAACTCTATAAGGCATTTGTTAGTCGGGCTTCCCAGGGAGAGCTTGATAATAATCCTCTGATTGAGCGGATTTTGGCATTGCGTCAGGAATTGGCTCAACTTTTGGGGTATCAAACCTACGCCGAAGTCAGTTTAGCTCGCAAAATGGCCCCCAGTGTAGCTGCGGTAGAAAAGCTGTTAGAAGAATTACGTCAAGCCAGTTACCAAGCAGCCCAACAGGATTTAGAGAATCTTAAAAACTTTGCCCAGCAACCCGATCTCAAACATTGGGATATTACCTATTGGTCAGAACGACAACGGGAAGCAGAATTTGACTTAAATGCGGAAGAATTGCGTCCTTACTTTCCTTTACCTCAAGTATTAGAGGGACTGTTCCGTTTAGCGCGACGAATTTTTGCTGTCACCATTAGCCCCGCATCGGCAGCCGTTCCCGTTTGGCATCCTGATGTACAGTATTTTCAAGTTGCGAATGAAATCGGAGAGGTTATTGCCCATTTTTATTTGGATCCCTACAGTCGGCCTGCTGAGAAACGGGGAGGAGCCTGGATGGGGGATTGTATTAATCGGGCTAAGGTGGAAGAGCAAGGTCAAGTTCATCTCCGCTTACCAGTTGCCTATCTAATTTGTAATCAAACGCCCCCAGTTAATGGCAATCCCAGCTTAATGACTTTTGATGAGGTGACAACCCTTTTCCATGAGTTTGGGCATGGTATTCATCATATGTTGACCCAGGTCAATTATCCAGGGGCGGCAGGTATTCAAAATGTGGAGTGGGATGCGGTAGAGTTGCCTAGTCAATTTATGGAAAATTGGTGTTATGACCAAGCGACTTTATTTAGTATGGCTAAACATTATGAAACAGGGGAAACCTTACCTGAAGCGGATTATCAAAAGCTTTTAGCTGCCCGCAATTATCAGAGTGGTTCGGCTATGCTCCGTCAAATTCATCTCAGTTTATTGGATTTAGAGTTACACCATCGCTATCAACCCCAGGGGCCAGAAACAGTTCAACAAATCCGCGATCGCCTGGCTAAAACAACGATGATTATGTCACCCTTACCGGAAGATAATTTCCTTTGTTCCTTTGGCCATATTTTTGCCGGTGGTTATGCGGCGGGTTACTACAGTTATAAATGGGCTGAAGTGCTTATGCTTAGTGCTGATGCGTTTTCTGCTTTTGAAGAAATCGGTTTGGACAATGAGAAGGCTGTGCAAGTAACTGGTAAACGTTTTCGCGATACGGTGTTAGCCTTGGGAGGCAGTGTGCATCCGATGGAGGTGTTTAAATCTTTCCGAGGACGGGAACCTGAAACGGAAGCCCTTTTAAGGCATAACGGTTTATTGGCTACGGTCTAG
- a CDS encoding Rpn family recombination-promoting nuclease/putative transposase, with protein MFDNACKFLAENFSEDYATWLLGRPVTLTKLSPTELSLEPIRADSLILEQSEDLVLHLEFQTEPDETMGFRMLDYRVRVYRRFPLKTMHQVVIYLKRTKSALVYQDSFQLGATTHHYRVIRLWEQSSDLFLTSPGLLPLAILTQCEEPTTRLREVAKGLDKIEKQGVRANLMAATAVFAGLVMEPEMIKTILRSDIMKESAFYQEILQEGLQEGLQKGLQKGRQEGRQEGRQEGRQEGRQEGLLEGKLETIPLLTKLGLSIAEIAEELDIDVALVNQFVANQNN; from the coding sequence ATGTTTGATAACGCCTGCAAATTTCTAGCCGAAAACTTTTCTGAAGATTATGCTACTTGGTTGCTCGGTCGTCCCGTCACATTGACGAAACTGAGTCCAACGGAATTATCTTTAGAACCGATTCGCGCTGATTCCCTAATATTGGAACAATCGGAAGACCTAGTATTACACCTAGAATTTCAGACTGAACCTGATGAAACAATGGGTTTTCGGATGTTAGATTATCGAGTCAGGGTTTATCGTCGTTTTCCGCTTAAAACCATGCACCAAGTGGTTATTTATCTGAAACGAACTAAATCGGCCTTGGTTTATCAAGATAGCTTTCAACTAGGAGCAACAACTCATCATTATCGAGTCATTCGTCTTTGGGAACAGTCTTCTGATTTATTTCTAACAAGTCCAGGTTTATTGCCCCTAGCGATATTAACCCAATGTGAGGAGCCAACAACACGGTTACGAGAGGTTGCGAAGGGATTGGATAAAATAGAAAAGCAAGGGGTGAGGGCTAATCTCATGGCTGCAACGGCAGTATTCGCAGGATTAGTGATGGAACCTGAAATGATTAAAACGATTTTAAGGAGTGACATTATGAAAGAATCAGCTTTCTATCAGGAAATTCTTCAGGAAGGTCTTCAGGAAGGTCTTCAGAAAGGTCTTCAGAAAGGTCGTCAGGAAGGTCGTCAGGAAGGTCGTCAGGAAGGTCGTCAGGAAGGTCGTCAGGAAGGTCTTCTTGAGGGCAAACTTGAGACGATTCCCCTACTGACAAAATTAGGGTTATCGATCGCGGAAATTGCTGAGGAATTAGATATTGATGTTGCTTTGGTCAATCAGTTTGTGGCTAATCAGAACAATTAA